In Pseudomonas nunensis, a single window of DNA contains:
- a CDS encoding class I SAM-dependent methyltransferase yields the protein MREHIHHAAADGYKTGADTYVRGRPDYPPQVADWLTGTLGLNDDKTVIDLGAGTGKFTGRLVATGAQVIAVEPVPEMLDKLAAAYPDVLAVSGTATDLPLPNASVDVVICAQAFHWFASPEALTEIARVLKPGGKLGLVWNLRDTRVSWVPKLDAIVNALEGDTPRYYTGAWRLAFPHKAFGPLQAQHFGHGHTGSPEDVIFNRVRSTSFIAALPQAQRDKVDAQIKALIESEPELRGKEVITVPYVTAAFVAVKGG from the coding sequence ATGCGAGAACACATTCACCATGCTGCCGCCGATGGCTACAAAACCGGGGCCGACACTTACGTGCGCGGTCGCCCGGACTATCCTCCGCAAGTGGCCGACTGGCTGACCGGCACCTTGGGTTTGAACGACGATAAAACCGTAATCGACCTCGGCGCCGGCACCGGCAAGTTCACTGGACGCTTGGTGGCTACCGGAGCGCAGGTGATTGCCGTCGAGCCGGTGCCGGAAATGCTCGACAAGTTGGCTGCTGCGTATCCCGACGTGCTGGCGGTCAGCGGCACCGCCACCGATTTGCCCCTGCCGAATGCTTCGGTGGACGTGGTGATTTGCGCCCAGGCCTTTCACTGGTTCGCCAGCCCCGAGGCTCTCACTGAAATCGCCAGAGTGCTCAAGCCGGGCGGCAAGTTGGGCCTGGTGTGGAACCTGCGCGATACCCGGGTGAGTTGGGTGCCGAAACTGGATGCGATCGTCAATGCGCTTGAAGGCGATACCCCGCGCTACTACACCGGGGCCTGGCGCCTGGCGTTTCCGCATAAGGCGTTCGGACCGTTGCAGGCGCAGCATTTCGGGCATGGGCATACAGGCTCGCCGGAGGATGTGATTTTCAATCGGGTGCGGTCGACGAGTTTTATTGCGGCGCTGCCCCAGGCGCAGCGGGACAAGGTGGATGCGCAGATTAAAGCCTTGATTGAAAGTGAGCCGGAGTTGCGGGGTAAGGAGGTGATAACTGTGCCTTATGTGACGGCGGCGTTTGTGGCGGTGAAAGGAGGTTAG